A single region of the Podospora pseudopauciseta strain CBS 411.78 chromosome 1, whole genome shotgun sequence genome encodes:
- a CDS encoding hypothetical protein (EggNog:ENOG503NUYQ; COG:P) gives MGIFDKKPQAAAAEVAQEEAPQFERVNWRQEPGLRKLYFFAIILCVASATTGYDGMLFNAVQNMEQWDSYFERPRGSLLGLVGALYQIGSLVSIPIVPLLADNFGRKLPIAIGCVIMIVGAVIQGSCTNIRVFMGGRVLLGFGNSLAQISSPMLLTEICHPQHRGRLTSVYNCLWNVGALIVSWLAFGTAYVPTEWSWRVPALLQALPSLIQLAFIYWVPESPRFLIAKDKHDQALAMLAKYHANGNDQHPTVQFEYQEIKETIRLEYEAKGNSSYADFFRTKGNRYRFAVLISLGIFSQWSGNAIISNYSSKLYDSAGVTDQTAKLGLGAGQTCLALIVSVTMAMLVDKVGRRPMFLASTGGMFCTFVFWTICSALWDTKQSPGADKAMIFFIWVFGIMYSLAWSGLLVGYAIEILPYKLRAKGLMVMNLSVQCALTLNIYANPVAFDFFGPTNSTWKLYLIYTCWIFLELAFVYFMYVETKGPTLEELAKIIDGDEAEVARVDLNQVEKETQISETKSA, from the exons atggGCATCTTCGATAAGAAGCCCCAAGCTGCGGCGGCCGAGGTCGCCCAGGAGGAGGCTCCTCAGTTTGAGAGAGTCAACTGGCGTCAGGAGCCCGGTCTTCGCAAGCTCTACTTCTTCGCCATCATTCTTTGCGTTGCCTCTGCTACCACCGGTTACGATGG TATGCTTTTCAACGCTGTCCAGAACATGGAGCAGTGGGACAGCTACTTCGAGAGACCCAGAGGTTCCCTCCTCGGTCTCGTCGGTGCTCTCTACCAGATTGGTTCTTTGGTCTCTATCCCTATCGT CCCTCTCCTCGCCGATAACTTTGGTCGCAAGCTCCCCATCGCCATTGGCTGCGTTATCATGATTGTCGGTGCCGTCATCCAGGGTTCTTGCACCAACATCCGTGTCTTCATGGGTGGCCGTGTCCTCCTCGGTTTCGGCAACTCCCTCGCCCAGATCTCGTCTCCCATGCTTCTCACCGAAATCTGCCATCCCCAGCATCGTGGTCGTCTTACCAGCGTCTACAACTGCCTGTGGAACGTCGGTGCCTTGATCGTCTCCTGGCTCGCCTTCGGCACCGCCTACGTCCCCACCGAATGGTCATGGCGTGTGCCCGCCCTTCTCCAGGCCCTCCCCTCGCTCATCCAGCTTGCCTTCATCTACTGGGTCCCCGAGTCCCCCCGTTTCCTCATTGCCAAGGACAAGCACGACCAGGCTCTTGCCATGCTCGCCAAGTATCACGCCAACGGCAACGACCAGCACCCCACCGTCCAGTTCGAGTAccaggagatcaaggagaccATCCGTCTCGAGTACGAGGCCAAGGGCAACTCCAGCTACGCCGATTTCTTCCGCACCAAGGGCAACCGCTACAGATTCGCCgtcctcatctccctcggTATCTTCTCCCAGTGGTCTGGTAACGCTATCATCTCCAACTACTCCTCCAAGCTCTACGACTCGGCCGGTGTCACCGACCAGACTGCCAAGCTCGGTCTCGGTGCCGGCCAGACCTGCCTTGCCCTCATCGTCTCCGTCACCATGGCCATGCTTGTCGACAAGGTCGGTCGCCGCCCCATGTTCCTGGCCTCCACCGGTGGCATGTTCTGCACCTTTGTCTTCTGGACCATCTGCTCTGCTCTTTGGGACACCAAGCAGTCCCCCGGTGCCGACAAGGCCATGATCTTCTTCATCTGGGTCTTCGGCATCATGTACTCTCTCGCCTGGTCCGGTCTCCTCGTCGGCTACGCCATCGAGATCCTCCCCTACAAGCTCCGCGCCAAGGGTCTCATGGTCATGAATTTGTCCGTCCAGTGCGCTCTCACCCTCAACATCTACGCCAACCCCGTCGCCTTCGACTTCTTCGGCCCCACCAACAGCACCTGGAAGCTCTACCTCATCTACACCTGCTGGATCTTCCTCGAGCTTGCCTTTGTCTACTTCATGTATGTCGAGACCAAGGGCCCCACCCTCGAGGAGCTCGCCAAGATCATCGACGGTGACGAGGCTGAGGTTGCCCGCGTCGACCTTAACCAGGTCGAGAAGGAGACTCAGATCAGCGAGACCAAGTCTGCCTAA